Proteins encoded by one window of Terriglobia bacterium:
- the rpsG gene encoding 30S ribosomal protein S7 — MPRRRVVARREVDPDAIFNSTLVAKFVNSLMSQGKKTVAEGIFYAAMDLIKKKANDDPLKVFKKAVENVKPVLEVKTRRVGGANYQVPVEVNRSRQQSLSIRWLINYARDRNEKSMRERLANELLDASNNRGGAIKKKDDTHRMAEANKAFAHYRW; from the coding sequence ATGCCGAGAAGGAGAGTTGTCGCCCGCCGGGAGGTCGATCCCGATGCCATTTTCAACAGCACCCTGGTAGCGAAATTTGTCAATTCCCTGATGAGTCAGGGCAAGAAGACAGTGGCCGAGGGGATTTTTTACGCGGCGATGGATCTCATCAAGAAGAAGGCGAACGACGACCCGCTGAAGGTTTTTAAAAAAGCGGTGGAGAACGTCAAGCCCGTTTTGGAAGTCAAGACGCGCCGCGTCGGGGGTGCGAACTACCAGGTGCCGGTCGAGGTCAACCGGAGCCGGCAGCAATCGCTTTCCATCCGCTGGCTGATCAATTATGCGCGCGACCGCAATGAAAAATCGATGCGGGAGCGCCTGGCGAATGAATTGCTGGACGCCTCGAATAACCGAGGCGGAGCCATTAAAAAGAAAGACGATACCCACCGGATGGCAGAAGCCAATAAGGCTTTTGCCCATTACCGCTGGTAA
- the rpsL gene encoding 30S ribosomal protein S12: MPTFSQLVRMGRRRPRYKTSSPALQGCPQKRGVCVRVYTTTPKKPNSALRKVARVRLTNGIEVTTYIPGIGHNLQEHSIVLIRGGRVKDLPGVRYHVVRGTLDSVGVAERRQSRSKYGAKRPKA, from the coding sequence TTGCCAACTTTTAGTCAACTCGTGAGGATGGGGCGCAGGCGACCCCGGTACAAGACCAGTAGTCCTGCGTTGCAAGGCTGTCCGCAGAAACGTGGAGTGTGCGTGCGAGTATACACGACCACGCCTAAGAAGCCCAATTCCGCTCTGAGGAAAGTCGCCCGGGTGCGACTGACCAACGGCATTGAAGTAACCACTTACATTCCGGGCATTGGGCACAATCTTCAAGAGCATTCGATTGTCCTCATTCGCGGGGGACGCGTCAAAGATCTGCCCGGTGTTCGATACCACGTCGTTCGTGGCACGCTCGATTCGGTGGGAGTGGCCGAGCGTCGTCAGAGCCGTTCCAAATACGGCGCGAAAAGACCGAAAGCCTAA